The DNA segment GAAGAATAACgagaaacagttttttttttaaaaaaattatataagaaaaaagaaagacagTTTGGCCCAACTAACCAAGCACATGTGTTTGTCCCCCTTCATGACCTGTCGGAGAGCTGACGGCGGAGAGAATAGCCGTCATGGCGCGAATCTGCATCTCCATGGCAGCTATATAATCCGTCGTTTCTTCCAAAACCACCGGTAACGTCTGTTTACGGCAACCCGGAACTAACCGGCTCAGCACTCTCACCTTCCTCTGTACAGACGGCATACCTTTAGCTTTAACCCTCGTAACCGTCGCTGTCTGTGTCTTTGGCCGGAGACTCCCGGTGGTGATCGCCGGAGACGAAACCGAATTAGAGATTCTCTGACGTTTGTGTTTCCTGAATTTGAGTTTAACGGCTTTGGATAGTATCGCTCGGCTCCACCGTGTTTTGCCTCTTGCCGTAACCGCCAAGGCTCTGTCGGCGACTTCGCGGACGGCTCTGCCGCCGTGAGGAGGCGAAGAGTGTGAGGAGGATGGTTGAGCGATTCGAAGCTTTGTTAGGGCACGTGCAAGCTTCGTGGTGTAGATCTGTTGCTGCTTCTCCGATCTCCATTTCGTCGATGGAGAGGGAGGTACCAGCGGCGGCGATTTTGTCTTCCGTTTCCGGCGAGAGAGGTCGGAGGTAGGGCTCGTCGTCGGCTGAAGTAACTGATTCGACGTGGAGTTCATTAATCGCCGGTCAGGTCTCAGCGACTATTGGTTCGGTTTGATCTAATCTTTGACCGATCGGATCAAATCAGAGAATCGTAAATCAGGCGATGAGTAAACCGGAAAGACGATAACCGAGTGGtggttattgtttaattttaccTTTAACGGGGGAGACTGTTGAACGGAACGGAACGGAACGGAGAAGGAGGTGGGAGAGATTAGGTGTCAGAAATGGTGTGGAGAGAGGAACACGAATCAATGAATCGCATTTTTATACATGATATTAAATTATCttgttaaataaattattgttattcTAACTCTTTTCTTATTTACAATTATCTCCTCGTATCTCAATTAAAACTTTCCTTTCAACCAATGGAGATTTATAAAAGTGTCATTATTATCTCAAAACCTAGAATATGGTTGAACGTGAGCCTCTCAAACCTAAACCATATTTAAAAAGTGATTTTTAGTTTTAGGCATCTAGAGGTTTGGTTACCACACAGTTTCCtcttttgtgtgttctgtttgtttaattttcatGCTTTTGGAGTTTTTGTTTTAActctttgcatttttttttcttctcttgatTCAATATCGTAAATGTTGAAACAACTATTTAACATACTTAGGGGGTTATGtattaatataacatttgaAGTGATTTGACTTTAGAGTTTTAGATGATTTCAATAAATTGTAGAGATTTATGTGTTAAACCACTGTAGAatataacttaaaaatataagatttgagttttaattttttttaactaagaaacaCACTAAATCActtgaaaactttaaaacttcacaatttaaaatattttcaataacaatagattttagAGCACTCTACGAAATGTTAAATTCAATAACATTaggatttaaataaattttaaaatttatgtctgaataacaatagatttgtcattttaatacaaattaccTAAAACTCTGAGTTGAATACATTATTTTCAAGAGGTGTTTGAAGCGGTGGAATCAAGTCGAGTATCATTAGATTGTTTGTGGTACTTAATAATCCGGTTTGGAGTAAGCACGTCCACTGTGAAATAAGACCTCCCCGAAATGAAAACTAATGGGCTTTCTTCAAGGCAGGCCTGTAACGAATTAAAAGGCCAATTAATCTGACCCATCGTTTCTGAAGTTTACAGCctagaaaaccctaatttctaaCATCCCcatgtatatatactaaacacTGCCGGCGAGAGATGTAAACATTCATACGATCTCTTGTTTGTGTATATTTGCTGTTAGTTTTCATCTTAAAAAATGTTTTGGTTACGTGCTTAGATTCGCCTCTCTACTGGATTTTCCTgtagaattttaaatttctaCCGGATGAATCGAGAGGCGATAAATTTAAGCAGGGGCGTTGAGTCGCTTCGCCTATGTAAAAAACAGGCATAGCGAATAAGCTCGTGCTatatctaattgtttttttttccttgtttctTTGAGGATCCTATGATGGCATGAAATCTTTGAGACCTGATTTATATTGATGAAACGCTATAAGCATTTATACTCTGaggatcttatttatttttgtattggtATTGTGTTTTTTGAATTAAATTGGCGATTTGAATCTAAAGATAGAAAAAGATGATGAATATGCACTGGGCTCTGAGTTGTTGATTTGACAGTCGACCTCTTTTTGATGGATAATGCAGCCTAGAAAGCTTAATCTGATTCTTCTATCTTTGTTTTCGTAGTTCTCTTAAAATCTTTATCCTGTTGTTGTATCTTGTCTGAAATCTTTACTTGTGTTGTTGTAGATACTTATCAGCTGTACCTTTACTTGTAATTGCTGTGACTCTGTTACGCATTGTAACTCTCTCATGCCGTATGCGTAAACTTTCAGTTCAGACTTCAGAACCGACTTGCTTTGTTGACCATTGCCATTATGAGTCCTTGTATGAAATGCGAAGAAACAAATTATTCCAAAAGAAAGAGTCTTAGTTATTGCCTTATTCAAAATTATGTCTATTTTTCAGCTGGGAAATTTCTccttaaatattaattttttaaatttttgaaaagaacATATATAATCGAATAAGAACAATAAATTTCCCGCCATTTTTGAGAAAATGGTGTTGATATAACATTTCTATTTTGAAGACGTATTCAATGGATAGCCGAATTAACTTGCACATTAATCAAACAAACCATTTCATGAATAATTCTTTTGTACGACATTTTGAAAGGTTACATTAATGAGTATGCTTGCGTTAATAGCATGTAACACCCCTCGCAGTTTTCATAGTAAAATCATCTCCATTAAGAACGATACGCAGATATGCCCATGCCACATATAAAGAGGCCTGCTAAATTAGTAAATTGTACAGCTCCATTATAATCTACATTCACCGGCGTGCTACATTAGTATCATCTTTCTCTTTGACTGAATAAGAAGTTACATCtggttaaaaaaataatatatcaatttTACAGACTACTGCCACATGCTCGTCAGGTGAgataaacaaacaatataaGTAAAACGACACGCAGTTTTTCGAGGAACAGCAAGACGGAATGAACTGAAAACAagaaaagtagtagtctagtaGTAGACATCAGAAGAGAACTATGCAGACTTGAAAGTAAACCAGAGTCAAACATAACCGCTTAATACAACACAACTCATTACGTACCATGCCGTTTCCATATTTTGATTGTTGCCCAGTGTTTTTTATTACCTTCTAGGCAGAAGTGGTCATATAAACCAAGTAAGAagatgaaaataaaacatttgtaaaatgtttttcgtaaattatgtttttcagtGTTCAAGAGCACTCCGGACCGAGAGTGCCGAGTCTTGAGTCGTGTTCATGTGCCCTCTGGCGATGAGGTCATGGTTCAAGAACACTACTATAACCGTGATGTCATCATGAAAATGGCGTCTCACTTTCTTGTCAATTTTCCTTAGATCTGAATATCTCATCTCTCTTTTTCTCGCTGCTTCTTGAAGAGCCGCTTTTATCAGTCTCTTAGCGCTTCCCTGAAGACAAAGAGAGACAACACAACAAGACACAGTCCAACAAATCAACTTATATCCTGAACACAAGGAGTCACAGTCCAACAAATCATATTATATCCAGAACACAAGTAGACACAGTCTAACAAATCATAATATATCCAGAACACAAGTAGACACAGTCTAAGATATCAATTGTATATCCAGAACACAAGGAGACACAGTctaacaaatcaattttaatatCAGAACACAAAGAGACACAGTCCAACAAATCAATTCTATATCCAGAGACTTGTAATTATTGGGAGACTAAGGACTCTACTCCTATCTGAAACCTATCCAGCCCAGAACCTCAAACCAGATCCAATCAAGAAACATTAAAGTTCGGCTCCTCAACAATATAAACCTATGAGCAAACTACATTTTGTTTGAGGGAGAGAAGTTACAATAGAAACTTACAGCACGAGGGTGGCTATGAACAATCTCAACTGCTTTTTCATTACTCAAATGCTCCCAAAGACCATCAGATGCAAAGATGAGGAACGAGTCATTAGGGTGCAGAGGATGAGAGAGTATGGTGGGGGTTGCAGACATCAAAGGTCTCTTCATTGGCTCTGCAATCCTGAACTTCTGAGCGATCGGTTCCCTGTTAAACTCCGGCCGTTTCATGTACATATCCCCTATAGATCTCGAAACCTAACAATGAACCACTAGCAAATATAAATCCATCGCCCAAGAATTAGATGGAAAGCTTAAGCACTGACCTGGATGATGCCCTTAACTCTCCAAACACCATGCCGAAACACAACGATCTGCGGATCATCAGGATGCAAGTCCTTAAGCTCCCAACGGATATCCTCATTGTTAGCATTGTGCTCACTCGACAGCTGGATCGCAGAGAGCCCGCCACAGTTACTCTTCTTCCCAAGAACAACACGCGAGTCTCCGAGACTCGCCACGAAGAGAGTACTCTGATAAATCACTCCAACCAAACAACAAGTCCCAACGGTAGCCAAATTAGGCATCGTACTCCAAAGCTCAGAGACAATAGAAGCAAAACCTTCTTCAGTCGCGTGAAAGGCTCTCTCAATAGTCTCCCTCGTCACAACCCCTTGCGTCTCCGCTGATATCTCTGCATAACCATAAAGCCTAAGCAATTCAAACATAAGAGAGATTCAAAGTGAAAGAAACTAACTTTGCCTAGATTCAAAGTCAAAGAACCTAACTTTGCTCAAACCCTGAAACAGagtaaaaaaaagttcaaagaaCCTAACTTTGTTGACCTACGAACCTCGAAAACGGTTGAAGAGATTGTCACAGACGTAGCGGGCAGCTTCGGGGCCGCCGTGGCCGTCGTAGACACCGACGAAAGTCCCGAAGTTACCAGACTCGATCTGGCTCTGATCCTCGAGGACCTGATTGGCCTGAATCACGGCCATGGAGAATTCTCCGCCGCGGTACTTGCCGAGATCGCGGAACCAGAGCAGCCCGTCTTTCCCTTCGCTGCCGCCGCCGCCGCCCGATCCGGACTCTGAGCTATCGAAGGTTTGCCCGAACGGCTTGAAACAGAGAGACAACAGATTCATCAATGAACCTGACATTCAACATCTCTCGGAAACACACCCCCCACGCgcgaatctctctctctctcggtcaCTGATCctttagggttttcgattagGAAGAGATTAGAAGGGAAAGGAGCGGGCTTTGGGGATGAACGACGACGAAAATGGGTATAGATCGGGGGAGAGAGAACCCTAGGTATCTTAATGGAAGGGAAGATGCGTAGGATAAGATGTTAGGCGTAGGATAAGGACTTTAAAAGGCGTAGATTAGTGGACGGACGTGTCTTGTCCGGTTGCAGAGGAACAAAGAAATTCTCCCTTGTAATTTTTTGTCTGATGAAGAGAGCGATCTTCCCTTAGCTGTCTCAACGTTTTATTTAATCTTACACTATTACAATTGTTGGCTCAAAAATGAAATCACTGTTAGCCAAATCAATATCATAAAGTTTGAATAGTGAATTTGAATAAGTTCGGTATCatgttttcatttaaataagtatttattataaaattggcAAATATGTTATTGTCATACCAATTTTATTACTAGTAACACtattcatatgttttttttttataaaaaatatcagttgtgtttttgacatttttttagCATTATCTTCATTTCGGGTTATTATGCAGCTGCTTTGCTAATTACtgctaagagcatctccaatgtatatctctatattttcctctaaaatagagatctctattatagagttggatttgctccaatgtatgcctttataatagagtttatctattt comes from the Brassica rapa cultivar Chiifu-401-42 chromosome A01, CAAS_Brap_v3.01, whole genome shotgun sequence genome and includes:
- the LOC103839570 gene encoding probable protein phosphatase 2C 42, which encodes MSGSLMNLLSLCFKPFGQTFDSSESGSGGGGGSEGKDGLLWFRDLGKYRGGEFSMAVIQANQVLEDQSQIESGNFGTFVGVYDGHGGPEAARYVCDNLFNRFREISAETQGVVTRETIERAFHATEEGFASIVSELWSTMPNLATVGTCCLVGVIYQSTLFVASLGDSRVVLGKKSNCGGLSAIQLSSEHNANNEDIRWELKDLHPDDPQIVVFRHGVWRVKGIIQVSRSIGDMYMKRPEFNREPIAQKFRIAEPMKRPLMSATPTILSHPLHPNDSFLIFASDGLWEHLSNEKAVEIVHSHPRAGSAKRLIKAALQEAARKREMRYSDLRKIDKKVRRHFHDDITVIVVFLNHDLIARGHMNTTQDSALSVRSALEH
- the LOC103839579 gene encoding transcription factor bHLH147-like; translated protein: MNSTSNQLLQPTTSPTSDLSRRKRKTKSPPLVPPSPSTKWRSEKQQQIYTTKLARALTKLRIAQPSSSHSSPPHGGRAVREVADRALAVTARGKTRWSRAILSKAVKLKFRKHKRQRISNSVSSPAITTGSLRPKTQTATVTRVKAKGMPSVQRKVRVLSRLVPGCRKQTLPVVLEETTDYIAAMEMQIRAMTAILSAVSSPTGHEGGQTHVLG